TTGAGTCGTTAATATTCGAGAAGATCTTTTCCCTTTGGAGAAGGACTTTTTTGTGGTTGTTGCCATTACTTACATGGATGAGACAGAAGCAGCCCCGTTGACGAGTCAAATTTTTTAGATAAAGTGAGATGCATGATCTTGAAATCTCTATGTTATATCATCTTTTTCGGGAGTAGATGTATCGTAGATTGAGTTCGGTCATCTTTGTTGTCATTTCACCGCGGTATATTCCTAAACACTATGAAGATCCTAGTTGGTCTATTATCATTTGGGTAAAACCATACCGCTGacattttatattatatttatatatttcttttagtTATACATTGGGCAGTAATTTGTAAACATCccattaatttttctcttgtGAAAACAAAACTACTGTTTATTTTGGATAGTCATTGAAGTATCTCACAGGTTTGAAATTTAATCAACAAATGTTCCCTTTCTTTGGATGCTGTGTTATTCTGCAATTGATGCTAATTCATATCGCGCAATGAATAAGATTATAAACTTCTACAAACTTTGCCCTATGTACATCCGGAAAGCAAACAATTCTAGGCTATTTTACAAGGCGTAATTTAGAGTATAAAGTTTATTAAGTAATTTAATCTCTATTATATTGgtggttattattaaacCAAAAAAAGTCGAAAGGATGAagtaatatatttctcgctcataaagatgaaaaatgCCGCTCGATCAATGATGGAATAAACGAATTGGATTCTCTACATATACCATATCAAATGAATCAGCCGCATTTAGAACGACTTTATCCATAACGGAACCAGTTGGAGCTGCAATGAATTTAACACCTGATTTAGCTGCTCTATAGATATTATCAGGGAATGGGAAGAATGCAtctgatgataatgatacGTTATTTAGTTTGCTCAACCattcctttctttcttctttagtaAATGGTATAGGTACTTGTTCAAATTTACTTTCATAGTCTGTCTTTTCCGGTTCATCTTCTGGAATTTGTCCTGTAAcgaataaatcaattacatTTGATTTATCTGGTCTCTTTGTACCTTTAGCCCATTTGAAATCTAATACTTTGGGATGCTGTCTTAGCCACCAATTATCAGCTTTGTCACCAGCTAATCTTGTGCAATGGATTCTTGATTGTTGACCAGCACCTAACCCAATGACCATACCATTTTTAGCATAACAGACAGAATTTGATTGAGTATATTTCAATGCTAATGTAGCTACAGTCAAATCAATTATAGCTTGTTCAGGTAATGATTGATTTGCAGAGACAATTTCCTTaaatgaagatttatttATGATAGcatcatttcttttctgtTGTAATGTAATACCATAAACTTGTCTAGATTCCATACAATCTGGAACGTAATTTGGATCCACTTGTAAGATACAATATTTCccgtttttctttttcgaTAAAATTTCTAAAGCTTCAGGTTCATAACCTGGAGCAATGACACCATCTGATACTTCTTTCGAAATGATCCTTGCAGTGGGGACATCTACGATATTTGATAAAGCAATAAAGTCACCGAATGATGACATTCTATCAGCACCACGAGCTCTTGCATAAGCGCATGCTAAAGGtgataaatctttaatatcaGATACGCAATAAACTTGTTTTTCTACTTCGGTCATTGGCACACCTACAGCTGCACCAGCAGGTGAAACATGTTTGAAAGATGCAGCAGCTggtaaatttaaagatgcAGACAATTCTTTCACTAATGGCCATGAATTGAAAGCGtctaataaatttatataaCCAGGAGTACCACAAAGGACTTTGAATggtaattcttcttcttgagTAATATAAGCTTGAGCAGGTTTTTGATGAGGATTTGCACCGTAACGTAATGGTAATTGTGCCTTATTCTCCGAATATTGCTTTCTAAAGAAATCTGAAATGGTTGCATCATAATCTGCAGTACGTTCAAAGGCTTTCAAAGCTAATCtatttcttaattcttGTGAGATTTCACCATTAGAGTTCAATTCAGACAAGAATACAGAATAATCATTTGGATCAGATAATATAGTTACCCTTGTATGATTTTTAGCTGCTGCTCTAAGTAAAGTGACACCTCCGATATCTATCTCCTCTACGGCTTCAGGGACTGTCACACCTATCTTGGAAACAGTTTCTTTAAATGGATAAAGGTTACAAATGACGAAATCcactttttcaatattttgagCTCTCAAATCGTTTTCATCACTTTCCAAATTTCTTGCCAAGATA
The Naumovozyma dairenensis CBS 421 chromosome 5, complete genome DNA segment above includes these coding regions:
- the NDAI0E01880 gene encoding uncharacterized protein (similar to Saccharomyces cerevisiae ADE16 (YLR028C) and ADE17 (YMR120C); ancestral locus Anc_2.418); translated protein: MPKHTKTAILSVYDKTGLLDLAKGLVENNVRILASGGTAQLVREAGFPVDDVSSITHAPEMLGGRVKTLHPAIHGGILARNLESDENDLRAQNIEKVDFVICNLYPFKETVSKIGVTVPEAVEEIDIGGVTLLRAAAKNHTRVTILSDPNDYSVFLSELNSNGEISQELRNRLALKAFERTADYDATISDFFRKQYSENKAQLPLRYGANPHQKPAQAYITQEEELPFKVLCGTPGYINLLDAFNSWPLVKELSASLNLPAAASFKHVSPAGAAVGVPMTEVEKQVYCVSDIKDLSPLACAYARARGADRMSSFGDFIALSNIVDVPTARIISKEVSDGVIAPGYEPEALEILSKKKNGKYCILQVDPNYVPDCMESRQVYGITLQQKRNDAIINKSSFKEIVSANQSLPEQAIIDLTVATLALKYTQSNSVCYAKNGMVIGLGAGQQSRIHCTRLAGDKADNWWLRQHPKVLDFKWAKGTKRPDKSNVIDLFVTGQIPEDEPEKTDYESKFEQVPIPFTKEERKEWLSKLNNVSLSSDAFFPFPDNIYRAAKSGVKFIAAPTGSVMDKVVLNAADSFDMVYVENPIRLFHH